The following coding sequences lie in one Anguilla rostrata isolate EN2019 chromosome 8, ASM1855537v3, whole genome shotgun sequence genomic window:
- the rpl11 gene encoding 60S ribosomal protein L11: MHGHVRQAGKALAISEQGEKKENPMRELRIRKLCLNICVGESGDRLTRAAKVLEQLTGQTPVFSKARYTVRSFGIRRNEKIAVHCTVRGAKAEEILEKGLKVREYELRKNNFSDTGNFGFGIQEHIDLGIKYDPSIGIYGLDFYVVLGRPGFSIADKKQKTGRIGFRHRIRKEEAMRWFQQKYDGIILPGK, from the exons ATGCACGGGCATGTCCGGCAAGCTGGCAAGGCATTGGCAATCAgt GAGCAGGGTGAGAAGAAGGAGAACCCCATGCGCGAGCTTCGCATTCGCAAGCTCTGCTTGAACATTTGTGTTGGTGAGAGTGGAGACAGACTGACCCGAGCAGCCAAAGTGCTGGAGCAGCTCACGGGACAGACGCCCGTCTTCTCCAAAG CTCGCTACACTGTGAGATCCTTCGGTATCCGCAGGAATGAAAAGATCGCAGTGCACTGCACTGTCCGTGGAGCTAAGGCCGAGGAGATCCTGGAGAAGGGGCTGAAG GTGAGGGAGTACGAGTTGAGGAAGAACAACTTCTCTGACACCGGAAACTTTGGCTTCGGCATCCAGGAACACATCGATCTGGGGATCAAGTACGACCCCAGCATCGGCATCTACGGCTTGGACTTCTACGTG GTCCTGGGCAGACCTGGGTTCAGCATCGCCGACAAGAAGCAGAAAACGGGCCGCATCGGCTTCCGGCACCGCATCCGCAAAGAGGAGGCCATGCGCTGGTTCCAGCAGAAG tatgaCGGCATCATCCTCCCTGGGAAGTAA